Proteins from one Patescibacteria group bacterium genomic window:
- a CDS encoding ThiF family adenylyltransferase, which yields MKNFDYNTFISRNWIYIDSNLQKKIKKTSILFAGCGLGSVISEVAVRMGFTNITIADGDEVNISNLNRQSYILDDLNYNKAKRLKKRLININSNANIRVINKYINEKILKSLIKKHDFVVNTVDLNKIYFSVISNFIKNDKTVLCPFNLGFRGLLLLFNKHSASPESIWGNHIPKNDHEFYIKLFKSLEEYSLPFLKNKNINSIFQEIKKRGYYPQICIGSYIVASITLTAIIKLIQGVKINFAPVPIFFDAYTNK from the coding sequence ATGAAAAATTTTGATTATAACACGTTTATAAGTAGAAATTGGATTTATATAGACTCTAATTTACAAAAAAAAATAAAAAAAACTAGCATTCTTTTTGCTGGATGTGGTTTGGGTAGTGTGATTTCAGAGGTGGCGGTTCGAATGGGATTCACTAATATTACAATTGCTGACGGAGATGAAGTTAACATCTCAAATCTAAATAGACAATCATATATTCTAGATGATTTAAATTATAATAAAGCGAAGCGATTAAAAAAACGTTTAATAAACATTAATTCTAATGCGAATATCAGGGTAATAAATAAATATATTAATGAGAAAATTTTGAAAAGTTTAATAAAAAAACATGATTTTGTAGTTAACACGGTTGATCTTAATAAAATTTATTTTTCAGTAATCTCGAATTTTATTAAAAATGATAAAACTGTATTATGTCCCTTTAATTTGGGTTTTCGAGGATTATTATTGCTTTTTAATAAACATTCTGCATCGCCTGAATCAATTTGGGGCAATCACATACCTAAAAATGATCATGAATTTTATATTAAATTATTTAAATCGTTAGAAGAGTATTCTCTTCCGTTTTTAAAAAATAAAAATATTAATAGTATTTTTCAAGAAATTAAAAAAAGAGGGTATTATCCGCAAATTTGTATTGGATCATATATTGTGGCTTCGATTACTTTAACAGCAATAATTAAGCTTATTCAAGGTGTAAAAATTAATTTTGCGCCAGTGCCAATATTTTTTGATGCTTATACGAATAAATAA
- a CDS encoding GNAT family N-acyltransferase yields MIKIIKKLRRFYEFWQFQRSFSDKFIFYTTDSKSELEKIFKLRYEVFCEEFSYIDKDKHPGKKEKDNYDDKSVHFILREKQTRNLAATVRLILNSEMGFPIEKNMKIEVDILQKNRSKLAEISRLIVAKKYRKHFLLLALIKGMYTFVKEKNITHVFAVMDDNLYPILIKLGFPFKKIGPPTLYQGITTPFILDISEMEENLKNENINLWKYLKKGLIKYNGEGNSYSIH; encoded by the coding sequence ATGATAAAAATAATAAAAAAGTTAAGAAGATTTTATGAATTTTGGCAGTTCCAAAGAAGCTTTTCTGATAAGTTTATTTTTTACACTACTGACTCTAAATCTGAACTAGAAAAAATTTTTAAGCTTCGCTACGAAGTATTTTGCGAGGAATTTAGTTATATTGACAAGGATAAACATCCGGGGAAAAAAGAAAAAGACAATTATGATGATAAATCAGTTCATTTTATACTAAGAGAAAAACAAACTAGAAATTTAGCCGCCACGGTCAGATTAATTTTAAACTCAGAAATGGGATTTCCGATAGAGAAAAACATGAAAATTGAAGTTGATATCCTTCAAAAGAACAGAAGCAAATTGGCTGAAATATCCCGTCTGATTGTCGCTAAAAAATACCGGAAGCATTTTCTCCTTCTCGCCCTGATTAAAGGCATGTACACTTTTGTGAAAGAAAAGAATATTACTCACGTTTTTGCCGTTATGGATGATAATTTATACCCCATATTAATTAAACTTGGTTTTCCTTTTAAAAAAATTGGTCCGCCGACATTATATCAGGGGATTACCACGCCTTTTATTTTAGATATTTCAGAAATGGAAGAAAACCTTAAAAATGAAAATATAAACTTATGGAAGTACTTAAAAAAAGGGCTAATTAAGTATAATGGTGAAGGGAATAGTTATAGTATACACTAG
- the rpmG gene encoding 50S ribosomal protein L33: MSQDNLIKLKCTECNNINYYSKKNKKKIKEKLNIKKHCKKCRKHTLHKEVK, encoded by the coding sequence ATGTCCCAAGACAATCTGATTAAACTTAAATGCACTGAGTGTAATAATATAAATTACTACTCAAAAAAGAATAAAAAGAAAATAAAAGAGAAGCTCAACATTAAAAAGCATTGTAAAAAGTGCCGTAAACATACTTTACATAAGGAAGTGAAGTAG
- a CDS encoding four helix bundle protein — MVKAFFKLNIWQKGYKLVLCIYQITNNFPDTEKYALINQLKRASNSVIANIAESQGRYFYKDKIRILYQARGEIFEIRSHLRVAKGLKYLNLEKFTRVDQDYEGLLIGLNKYINYLSSQNNLN, encoded by the coding sequence ATGGTAAAAGCGTTCTTTAAATTAAATATTTGGCAGAAAGGATATAAATTAGTTCTTTGTATTTATCAAATAACAAATAATTTTCCTGATACTGAAAAATATGCCCTCATTAATCAATTGAAAAGAGCTTCTAATTCTGTTATTGCTAATATTGCTGAAAGTCAAGGACGTTATTTTTATAAGGATAAGATTAGAATTTTATACCAAGCAAGAGGAGAAATTTTTGAAATAAGGAGTCATTTAAGAGTAGCTAAAGGCTTGAAATATTTGAACTTAGAGAAATTTACAAGAGTTGATCAGGATTATGAAGGATTATTGATTGGATTGAATAAATATATTAACTATTTATCAAGCCAGAACAACCTTAATTAA
- a CDS encoding GIY-YIG nuclease family protein: MHYKKNKRWQAIVGGYRSGQTGQTVNLNNRIKKHNQGKCPYTKGRKPWKLIYHEIFKTRSEAMKREKFLKSGQGRKYLNSILK, encoded by the coding sequence ATGCATTATAAAAAAAATAAAAGATGGCAAGCAATAGTGGGTGGATACCGAAGTGGTCAAACGGGTCAAACTGTAAATTTGAATAATAGAATTAAAAAACATAATCAAGGAAAATGCCCGTATACTAAAGGAAGAAAACCTTGGAAATTAATATATCATGAAATTTTTAAAACTAGGTCAGAGGCAATGAAGAGAGAAAAGTTTTTAAAATCTGGCCAAGGCCGAAAATATCTAAATAGTATCTTAAAATAA
- a CDS encoding tetratricopeptide repeat protein, which translates to MIFNIIALIIAILSLVLIILLVLKKIQVLSMIDTKKIPEEKEAQVKKEILEGRLKRKIVNMAFIFKQKTYPYYDEVKNKIKKWYYQLLELEKKYREKKKIKPKTIEAKKKINKEMEDKLRTAEELKKSGDLNEAEEICINIISLDQKNISAYHLLGEVYLAKKDYEHAREIFSFLIKLNAQDDKAYENLGVIASSLGNLDEAKQDLIKSININSKIATYHANLAKIYTACDDIQKAIKSYQDALNLEPNNPKYVSALLELSIEARNKSLAVRTFDKLKQVNPENEKLDELEKEVNNM; encoded by the coding sequence ATGATTTTTAATATAATTGCCTTAATCATAGCCATTCTTTCTTTAGTCCTGATAATACTTTTAGTTCTGAAAAAAATTCAGGTTTTGAGCATGATTGATACTAAAAAAATACCGGAAGAAAAAGAAGCTCAGGTTAAAAAAGAAATATTGGAAGGCCGTTTAAAAAGAAAAATTGTAAATATGGCGTTTATATTTAAGCAAAAAACTTATCCTTATTATGATGAAGTTAAAAATAAAATAAAAAAATGGTATTACCAATTATTGGAGCTTGAAAAAAAATATCGGGAAAAGAAAAAAATAAAACCAAAGACTATTGAAGCAAAGAAAAAGATAAATAAAGAAATGGAAGATAAGTTAAGAACGGCCGAAGAGCTTAAAAAATCCGGAGATTTAAATGAAGCTGAAGAGATTTGTATAAATATAATTAGTCTTGACCAAAAGAATATTTCCGCTTATCATTTATTAGGAGAAGTTTATCTAGCTAAAAAAGATTATGAACACGCTAGGGAAATATTTTCCTTTTTGATTAAACTTAATGCTCAGGATGACAAGGCTTATGAAAATTTAGGGGTTATTGCCAGTTCATTGGGTAATTTAGATGAAGCAAAACAGGATCTTATTAAATCAATAAATATTAACAGTAAAATTGCTACTTATCACGCTAATCTAGCTAAAATTTATACAGCCTGTGATGATATACAAAAAGCTATAAAATCTTATCAGGATGCTTTGAACTTAGAACCAAATAATCCTAAATATGTCAGTGCTTTATTGGAATTAAGTATTGAAGCAAGGAATAAAAGTTTGGCCGTACGTACTTTTGATAAATTAAAACAGGTTAATCCGGAAAATGAAAAACTTGACGAATTAGAAAAAGAAGTTAATAATATGTAG
- the ricT gene encoding regulatory iron-sulfur-containing complex subunit RicT, whose product MVFSAIKIRVHPWSDIIVVKSGGAKLKKGDVVIVKTDQGIENTSVLESFKTEEIVKEKEVSFIRKAQPDDLEKIKKYKNQAKEAVEYCKKMVDKHNLPMKLLNSFFSFDGGRLTFTFIADGRVDFRDLVKDLTRNFQKSIRLQQVGTRDEVKQEGGFGPCGRKLCCMTHLKKLGNISTDLARDQQIAHRGSDRLSGVCGKLFCCLAYEEDYYREMAKKFPSLESKIKTKQGRGKVISWNIIMKTYKVRLEDGTIIEMKLNKD is encoded by the coding sequence ATGGTATTTTCGGCCATAAAAATTAGAGTACATCCCTGGAGTGATATAATTGTCGTAAAATCAGGTGGTGCTAAATTAAAAAAGGGAGATGTTGTTATTGTTAAAACTGATCAAGGAATAGAAAATACATCTGTTTTGGAAAGCTTTAAAACGGAAGAAATTGTTAAAGAAAAAGAAGTTAGTTTTATTAGAAAGGCTCAGCCAGATGATCTAGAAAAGATAAAAAAGTATAAAAACCAAGCAAAAGAAGCTGTAGAATATTGTAAGAAGATGGTTGACAAACACAATCTACCTATGAAGTTGCTTAATTCTTTTTTCTCTTTTGACGGTGGTCGTTTAACTTTCACTTTTATTGCTGATGGCCGAGTTGATTTCCGAGATTTAGTAAAAGATTTAACTAGAAATTTTCAAAAATCAATCCGTCTACAACAAGTAGGAACCAGAGATGAAGTCAAACAGGAAGGCGGCTTTGGTCCCTGTGGTCGAAAACTTTGCTGTATGACTCACCTTAAAAAACTGGGTAATATTTCTACTGATTTAGCTCGTGATCAGCAAATAGCCCATCGGGGCAGTGATCGGCTTTCTGGTGTCTGTGGTAAATTATTTTGTTGCCTGGCTTATGAGGAGGATTATTACCGTGAAATGGCTAAAAAGTTTCCTTCTCTTGAAAGTAAGATAAAAACTAAGCAGGGGAGAGGCAAAGTCATTTCCTGGAATATTATTATGAAGACTTACAAAGTTAGACTGGAAGACGGGACAATCATAGAAATGAAATTAAATAAAGATTGA
- a CDS encoding translation elongation factor Ts → MKIDNKLIKELREKTGAGIVDVKKALEETKGDAKKAIEALRKKGEEIAAKKQTREISQGMIACYVHNDNKSASLVELNCETDFVAKNKEFKELGKNLAMQVVAMDPQYLSPENVPDEVLDKEKEIIKEQLEKENKPAEIIDKIVKGKINKFYEEVCLLKQSYIKEDKKKIEDLITEKIAKLGENIKVSRFVKYSL, encoded by the coding sequence ATGAAAATAGATAATAAATTAATTAAAGAACTCCGAGAAAAAACAGGGGCTGGTATTGTTGATGTAAAAAAAGCTCTGGAGGAAACTAAGGGTGATGCAAAAAAAGCTATTGAGGCGCTTCGTAAAAAGGGAGAGGAAATTGCGGCTAAGAAACAAACCAGAGAAATTTCTCAGGGGATGATTGCTTGTTATGTACACAATGATAACAAATCAGCATCTTTAGTAGAGTTGAATTGTGAAACAGACTTTGTGGCTAAAAATAAAGAATTTAAAGAATTAGGCAAAAATCTGGCTATGCAGGTTGTGGCTATGGATCCACAGTATTTATCACCGGAAAATGTACCGGATGAAGTTTTAGATAAGGAAAAAGAAATAATAAAAGAACAGCTGGAAAAAGAAAATAAACCTGCGGAAATAATAGATAAAATTGTAAAAGGTAAAATAAATAAATTTTATGAAGAGGTTTGTCTGTTAAAACAGAGTTATATTAAGGAAGATAAGAAAAAAATCGAAGATTTAATAACTGAAAAAATAGCTAAACTTGGTGAGAATATCAAAGTATCTCGTTTTGTTAAGTATAGTCTATAA